The genomic region CTTGATCGTTTCAGCCGGATCGGCCTGCCGCCGGAACTCACCCCGCACCGGGTGGGCGAGGCGATCGAGCGATCGGTCGCATTCGTCCGGCGCAGAGCACCCAAGACCGTGGCATTCGTCGCCGAGGTCGTTGACGACGCGACGGTTCGCGTCGACGACGTTCTCTTCTCATGGATGCTGGAGAACCTGCTCAAGAACAGCGTTGACGCAATCGGCACGAAGCTGGGTGAAGTCAGGGTTCGCTGCGCGCTTTCCGCGGACCGGAGGTTTCTGGAAATCGAGGTTACCGATTCCGGCGAAGGGGTTAAGACCGAACGGCTCTTCGAGCCGGGCGTCACGACCAAGAAGTATGGCTGGGGCGTTGGCCTGACTCTGGCTAAGAGAATCGTCGAGAGCTATCACCAGGGAAAGCTGCTGCTGAAGGAATCCCAACCCGGGAGGACGGTCTTCTCAATATTCCTGCCGGTGAATCGCGGTGCGGAGAAGGAGTCCTAGCGCATCTCGCCGTCCTGGTCACAGAACCAACGCAGAGACTGAAGCCACGAAAGCACGAAAGGCACGAAGGATGTCTGAACGGAATACTTCGGATCGTCTCTTCCGGTTTCGTGTCTTCGTGGCCATCTGCCTGGGAGTCGATGAGAAAGGACAGTCGTGAAGATACTCTGGATTGACGACGAGATAGACATGTTCCGGCCATTCGTCTACGCGTTGAAGGACAAGGGCTATGAAGTCGAGACCGCGACCAACGGTCCGGACGGAATCGAGTTGGCCAAGGCTCGCGACTTCGACCTGGTACTGCTGGACGAGATGATGACCGGCATGGACGGGCTCGAGGTCTTACGTCGTCTGAAGCAGCTTGACCCGAGCCTGCTGGTGGCGATGGTCACCAAGTCCGACCAGGAGGCGCTGATAGACGAAGCGTTCGGCAAGCTGGTGGATGACTTCGTCATCAAGCCGTTCACACCGGTGCAGTTGCTTGCGGTCATCAAGCGCCTGCTCGAGAAGAAACAGCTGGTGTCGAACCGAATCGCGCAGGAGTACATGGCGGCCATGAACCAGCAGCACGACCTCGGCTCGTGGGACGGTTGGGTCAGCTACTACCGTCTGCTCGGAAACTGGCAGCGTCTCCTGGGGAGATACGCCGATACCGGCATGCGGGACGTAGAGATGGATCGCCGCCGCGACGCTGACGGAGAGTTCAACCGTTTCGTCGAGGGTGAGTACCAGGACTGGCTCGCGGGCCGGGGACCAGTCCTGTCGCACCAAGTTGTGGATCGGTTCGTCCGGCAGCATTGGACCAGCCCGAATACCTTTCTCATCGTTCTGGACTCAATGCGCGCCGACCAATGGGATGCCATCGTCCCGCTGCTTGCCGACTACTTTGACGTCAGCAGTGACTACTACTGCTCAATACTCCCGACCGCCACTCCGTACTCCCGGAACGCCATCTTCTCGGGCCTGCTGCCGCTCGAGATCCAGCGCCGCTACCCGAAGTACTGGGTTTCCGAGGAAACCGGGCAGAACCGGTTCGAATCAGAGCTGCTGGCTGAGCAGTTGCGCCGGATGAGGTTCGATGGCCGCCATGCCTACCTGAAGATCTCTCACGGCGACGAACTCGAAAATGCGCGAGCCGCGCTGCTCGACAAGAACGTCCGGTTTGCGGCCGTGGTGATCAACTTCCTCGACCTGCTCATCCATTCGATCAAGACCACGAGGCTGCTGGATGAGATCATCCCGGACGACGCCGCGCTCGTCGGTATGACCCGGGTCTGGTTCTCATCCTCACCGGTGTTTGAGTTCCTGAAGACCCTGGCGAGGCGTGACTGCACGGTCATAGTCACGAGCGACCACGGTTTCATCCGGGTCAAACGCCCCACGCTCATCTACGGTTCCCGCGAGATATCGGCCAACCTAAGGTACAAACACGGCGCGGCAATCCGGGTCGAGGGCCGAGATGCTATCCTGCTCAACAACCCCGAGACCTTCATGCTGCCGTCCGACCACCTCGGTACGAAGTTCGCCATCGCCAAGAACGACTACTACTTCATCTATCCGACCAAGCCGCGCGAGTACGAGAAGGCCTACAAATTCACCTTTCAACACGGCGGCGTTTCGCTGGAAGAGATGGTCGTGCCCATCGCAACCCTCAAACCGCGTCGATAGGTGAATGCTGGCGGCGCGGGGCACAGTCCGTGGTCTTCAGTCGGTGGTCGGCCGCTTTCAGGACTCGTGCACGCAGGCGGCAGCAGTGGCCTACAGGTGTCACTCGATTGCCGGTTGACAGGCTGGATCCTCGGCCTACGATGGTTTCGTCGGGAGGCATAACCCGCCGACCGACGACGAGAGTCGGTGTGTGTTGAGGCGGTTGAGCTGCTATATGGAGGCATGAGTCATGAACCGGATCTTCGCGGCGCGTAGTCACATGCGCCCATTGGTGTTGCTGTGCCTGGCCGGTTCGCTGGCGTGGGCAGCGTCGTCGGGACGCTTCGTCAAGCTGACGTTCAATCTCAACCCGGACCCGGACGGGATGTCGTTCAAGGACGGCGCGGAGACGTGGTATGAGTACCCCGTGCTGTGCCGGTGGTTGAGCGAATCCGAGCTGCGGGAGGGCAGGATTGAGCTGGGTACGCTCGTCGTCGCGAAGAAGCTGTACGTCGGGGGCGAGTTCAGTCTGCCGCCGATTGAGTTCGACCGGGCGCGACTGGACGCGTCGGCCTGGGAGGAGATGACCCCGCAGGACGCCGGGAGCGCGGAACCGGGCTGGGCGAACGACTCGCTTGAGGGCAAGCCGTACCTCGCGCGCTGGTACCGGTACAAGAAGCCGGTCGTTCTGGAGTGGGACCGGAAGCTGTACCTGACGGTGACCTCGGAGCCGCCGGGCGCGCGGGCGTATGTGGCTGGCAGGCTGGTAGGCGCGGTTCCGGCTACGGGATTGACGTTCTCCTACCCGCTTCGTTCTTCCGACTACAGGCGGGGCTACGTTCTGGGCGATTCGTTCACGCTCGTCCGCTACGGCTACCTGCCGAAGTCGTTTCAGTACCGTTTCGGACTTGACCCGGCGAAGGACCAGAGTCAGTCCGACATCCAGCGGTTCGACTCCTTCAGGCTGGAAAGGGACCTGTCCGTTGCGGCTCTGTCGCTGATGCCGCCGGCCTACGCGCAGCCGTCCGGTCCACGGTATGACGCGGACAAGGCGCGGAAGTATGACGGCGCGTTGGCCGAGTGCGAGCAGGCGCTGGTCGAGTGGGAGGCGGCGATGCGGGGCTGCAGCCAACTCGGGCTCGATTCGAAGGCGATAGACAAGTCGGCCGCGACCGCGCCGGGAACAACCCTCGGTTCGGAGGCGAAGGACGCGGCGGCGGCCCGTCTCAGAGCGGCGAGGATTGCGGTGGACCGGCTGATGGAACGGGTCCGGTCACTGGAAACGAAGTAGCCGGGCCGGCCGGGCAGTGTTGCGGCCGGGGAGACCCGGCCGCCTCTGTTTGCGCCGGGCTACTGTTTGGCGGGCTGGATAAGCGGCAGGGCGGTGAAGATGAGGAAGCTTGAGACCTTCCTGCCCGGCCATAGCCTGCTGCACGCCTTCTCGTAGTGCTTGAGCTGGCCGTCGTAGTACTTGCGGGCAAGTTCGGGGATGTCTTTCTTCCTGACGTCAAAGGTCTTGTAGTCGTAGAGCCGGACTTCGGTCTCGGTGACTATCACGCGGTCGATGCGGCCGGTGAAGGTCGTGCCGGCATCGGTGTACATGATGGGGAGTTCGGCGTGAGACGAGGGCTGGGGCCTGATGACCTCCCAGACAGCGACTTCAGATTGCAGATTCGAGATTGCAGATTGCAGATTGGTGAACAAGGAGAGGTCCAAGCCTGCGAGGCGCAGGAGTCGTTGGATCTCAGCGGTGAGCGGCTGGGGAGCGGTGGTCAGCGTCCCGTTCGATATCTCCTCGAGTAGTCTGTGAATGAGGTCGCCGAGGCCGACCGAGTCTTCTCCGAAGCGTTGGAAGTCGATGGCGAGGTTGCGGGTGACGGAGCGGACGGAAGGAAGGGGTCTAGGGTTCAAGGGGGCAAGGGTTCCAGGGGCGGAGGGACGGAGAGGACTGAGCTTGCGGCTTGCGGCTTGTGGCTTGGGGCCTTCCTTGACCACGGGTGCGGCGGGCTGCACTTCGGGGATGTCGTCGGGCGTGATGCACGCGACGCCCGGGAGTGAGGGTTCGAGCGCGAAGCCATGCTCCGTTTCGTGCAGGCCTAGGCTCTGGACCAGCCATTCGAGCCGGGTCTTCTTCTGCGCCCGCTCGTTCCACGTACCGGTCAGGAACAGGGCGTCGCGCGCGCGGGTGCAGGCGACGTAGAATACCCGCTTTTCCTCTTCGTACTCCTTGGCCACGAATTCCCGGTGCAGGGGATGCTCGCGCCGTATGGCCGCGTCGGGTATGTAGGAGACCTGCACTTCGTCCTGGCTGACTTCCTCGACTACCAGCTTGTCACCGGACGAGCCGGCCGAGCGGATGCCCGCGTCGAGCCCGGGCAGGAATACGACCGGGAACTGGAGGCCCTTGGCCGCGTGGACCGTGAGGACCTGCACGCCGGATACGTCGTCGGCGCGGACGTCGGCCTTGGCTTCGTCGGCTCCGGCCTGTTCTAGCGCGTTCAGGAGGCGGAGCGGGTGGTTGCCGTCCGCTTCCATATCCTCGATGATGGTGAGGAACTTGCGGACGTTCGCCTCGCGCTGGGGTTCCCAGAACCGGGCCCAGACCTTGCGTTCGTCGAGGGCGTGGGAGAGGATGCGCGCGAGCGGCTCTTTGTGGACGCGGGCGAGCCAGTTATCGAGCGCGGCGACCGGTGCGGCAAGGTCGGG from candidate division WOR-3 bacterium harbors:
- a CDS encoding response regulator encodes the protein MKILWIDDEIDMFRPFVYALKDKGYEVETATNGPDGIELAKARDFDLVLLDEMMTGMDGLEVLRRLKQLDPSLLVAMVTKSDQEALIDEAFGKLVDDFVIKPFTPVQLLAVIKRLLEKKQLVSNRIAQEYMAAMNQQHDLGSWDGWVSYYRLLGNWQRLLGRYADTGMRDVEMDRRRDADGEFNRFVEGEYQDWLAGRGPVLSHQVVDRFVRQHWTSPNTFLIVLDSMRADQWDAIVPLLADYFDVSSDYYCSILPTATPYSRNAIFSGLLPLEIQRRYPKYWVSEETGQNRFESELLAEQLRRMRFDGRHAYLKISHGDELENARAALLDKNVRFAAVVINFLDLLIHSIKTTRLLDEIIPDDAALVGMTRVWFSSSPVFEFLKTLARRDCTVIVTSDHGFIRVKRPTLIYGSREISANLRYKHGAAIRVEGRDAILLNNPETFMLPSDHLGTKFAIAKNDYYFIYPTKPREYEKAYKFTFQHGGVSLEEMVVPIATLKPRR